A portion of the Trachemys scripta elegans isolate TJP31775 chromosome 9, CAS_Tse_1.0, whole genome shotgun sequence genome contains these proteins:
- the CD40LG gene encoding CD40 ligand, whose amino-acid sequence MNEPYSPTTPRPSSTSSPNTMKIFMCFLIVFIIAQTIGTVLFCLYLHMKLDKLEQELSLQEDYLFLRRIQKCRKPEGAGSSLLDCKEIINRFQDLLVKDPEVSKDDAKFEMQKDDRQQPISAHLMGFKNSTKKVSVLQWQKTGYAPMSNLISYKGGKLKVEKEGLYYIYSQVSFCTKTAPGAPFTVFIYLNLPSESDRLLLKGQDTHSSSSVYCALQSTHLGGVFELRKGDVVFVNVTDSTQVNYDHGNTYFGMFKLY is encoded by the exons ATGAACGAACCTTATAGTCCAACGACGCCTCGACCTAGCAGTACCAGCTCACCTAACACCATGAAAATTTTTATGTGTTTTCTTATTGTATTTATTATAGCACAGACTATTGGGACTGTACTTTTTTGCTTATATCTTCACATGAAGCTGGATAAG TTGGAACAGGAGTTGAGCTTACAGGAAGATTATTTGTTCCTCCGAAGAATACAAAAATGTCGGAAACCAGAAGGTGCGGGCTCATCATTATTGGACTGTAAGGAGATCATAAACCGATTCCAGGATCTGCTAGTCAAA GATCCAGAAGTCAGCAAGGATGATGCaaaatttgaaatgcaaaaag ATGACAGGCAGCAACCAATTTCAGCTCACCTAATGGGGTTCAAGAACAGCACCAAGAAAGTATCAG TTTTACAATGGCAGAAAACGGGGTATGCCCCTATGAGCAACCTGATATCCTACAAAGGAGGGAAATTGAAGGTGGAAAAAGAAGGGCTCTACTACATCTACTCCCAGGTCAGCTTCTGCACCAAGACAGCTCCTGGGGCGCCATTTACGGTGTTTATTTATTTGAACCTACCATCGGAATCTGATCGGCTCTTATTAAAGGGACAGGATACGCACAGCTCATCCAGTGTTTACTGTGCCCTACAATCCACTCACCTGGGAGGAGTGTTTGAACTCCGGAaaggtgatgtggtgtttgttAATGTGACAGATTCGACTCAAGTGAACTATGATCATGGAAACACATACTTTGGTATGTTTAAACTCTATTGA